From a single Leptospira levettii genomic region:
- a CDS encoding DinB family protein: protein MKDFFLRNNAYHLWATNLLYQSIENLSDDDYKKDVGLFFKSIHGTLNHLLVVEKVWFSRLSGEVFIPTSLAEEIESKKDKLKEQLQIHIEKWNSWIQNFDESKWENIFRYKTMRGFEAELLYCDVVQHNMNHRTHHRGQITAAITHLGGDAPEIDYVYYLQSLGK, encoded by the coding sequence ATGAAAGATTTTTTCCTTCGGAACAATGCTTACCACCTTTGGGCAACAAATCTTCTTTACCAATCCATCGAGAACTTATCCGATGATGATTACAAAAAAGATGTTGGGCTGTTTTTTAAGTCAATCCATGGAACACTCAATCACTTGTTAGTTGTTGAAAAAGTATGGTTCTCAAGACTCTCTGGGGAAGTATTTATTCCAACATCGCTCGCAGAAGAAATAGAATCAAAGAAAGACAAACTAAAAGAACAACTTCAAATTCACATTGAAAAATGGAACAGTTGGATACAAAATTTCGATGAATCAAAATGGGAAAATATCTTTCGTTACAAAACCATGCGAGGATTCGAAGCTGAACTATTATATTGTGATGTTGTACAACACAATATGAATCATAGAACCCACCATCGTGGACAAATCACAGCTGCTATAACTCATTTAGGTGGCGATGCACCTGAAATTGATTATGTTTATTATTTACAATCATTAGGAAAATGA
- a CDS encoding GNAT family N-acetyltransferase yields MSKNNTIDTMPSQEKPNPVTIRNAKPEDIKHIVPLIHSSGPLAWNFVFQEGNLTAFDFLNSTYPKRGNTISYTNHYVAEKEGQVVGSILQYSQPSFLALTAGTALQILTLYKWKAPKVMARGLKTETVIQPPKSKCLYLGHIAVLESHRNQGIAKQLIKFMIQNHQAYKTIVLDVSVENPSAIGLYQKLGFIIKETRHPKGWEGKIPSHHYMEKSI; encoded by the coding sequence ATGTCCAAAAACAATACAATCGATACTATGCCATCCCAAGAGAAACCAAACCCCGTTACCATCCGCAATGCAAAACCCGAGGATATCAAACATATTGTTCCTCTCATCCATTCCTCTGGACCACTCGCATGGAATTTTGTTTTCCAAGAAGGTAACCTAACTGCATTTGATTTTTTAAATTCCACTTACCCAAAAAGAGGAAACACTATCTCGTATACAAATCACTATGTTGCTGAAAAAGAGGGACAAGTGGTTGGATCTATCTTACAATATTCGCAACCAAGTTTTTTAGCTCTGACAGCGGGAACTGCCTTACAAATCCTTACTTTATACAAATGGAAGGCACCAAAGGTAATGGCACGTGGTTTAAAAACAGAAACAGTCATACAACCACCTAAATCAAAATGTTTGTATTTAGGTCATATCGCTGTATTAGAATCACATCGAAACCAAGGGATCGCAAAACAACTCATCAAGTTTATGATCCAAAATCATCAAGCATACAAAACCATCGTTTTAGATGTTTCTGTAGAAAATCCCTCTGCGATTGGCCTCTATCAAAAATTAGGATTTATCATCAAAGAAACAAGGCATCCAAAAGGTTGGGAGGGAAAAATCCCATCTCACCACTATATGGAAAAATCGATTTAA
- a CDS encoding PadR family transcriptional regulator, whose amino-acid sequence MRINEFFSSFIKIHILHHCLKEEIYGVWMMEELREHGYNISPGSLYPLLKHLEQKGLIRSRIEQLGKVKRKFYRITPKGKKELISAKIKLKELIGEILS is encoded by the coding sequence ATGCGTATCAATGAATTTTTTTCCAGTTTTATCAAAATTCACATTTTACACCATTGCCTAAAAGAAGAAATCTACGGTGTTTGGATGATGGAAGAATTGCGAGAACATGGTTATAATATTAGTCCTGGTTCCTTATATCCACTTTTAAAACACTTAGAACAAAAAGGACTCATTCGTTCTCGCATTGAACAATTGGGTAAGGTAAAACGAAAATTTTATCGCATCACACCTAAAGGAAAAAAAGAACTTATTTCTGCAAAAATCAAACTAAAGGAATTGATCGGTGAAATTCTAAGTTAA
- a CDS encoding NAD(P)/FAD-dependent oxidoreductase, which translates to MKLELNVRVTPEIASNPDHLLQFVSKQNKIPKQDIKHIECTSRSIDARQKHVVYQLRLDVYINEEFIPFQYSIPDFQNVKLEEPILIIGAGPAGLFAALRALELGKKPIILERGKNVKDRVSDLRGINVHHIVNEDSNYCFGEGGAGTYSDGKLYTRSKKRGNIRKVLEYLVSFGATKQILVDAHPHIGTNKLPKIIQSIRECILSAGGEIHFHTRVTDLIMNGNSITGVKSADGNKWMANKVIIATGHSGREIFQLLHEKGIEIHTKPLAIGVRVEHPQSLIDSIQYHCQTKNPLLPASEYSLVKQINGRGVYSFCMCPGGVIAPCATKPGEVVTNGWSSAERSRPTANSGIVVELRLDDFKSFESFGVFSALQYQSSIEQKAFLINGGTQKAPAQRMVDFTKNIVSTDLPKTSYTPGLVSVSLSEVLPPLIVDALQKGFKEFDSSMKGYFTNEAILHAPETRTSSPIQIPRNPETLEHITTHGLYPCGEGAGYAGGIVSAAIDGMKCAEAALTGQFTK; encoded by the coding sequence TTGAAACTAGAATTAAATGTCCGAGTTACACCTGAGATAGCTTCCAATCCGGATCACCTTTTACAGTTTGTATCCAAACAGAATAAAATCCCAAAACAAGACATCAAACATATTGAATGTACCTCAAGATCCATTGATGCAAGACAAAAACATGTTGTGTACCAATTAAGATTAGATGTTTACATCAATGAAGAATTTATCCCATTTCAATATTCCATTCCAGATTTTCAGAATGTAAAGCTGGAAGAACCAATTCTCATCATTGGAGCAGGACCTGCGGGTTTATTTGCCGCTTTACGCGCTTTAGAACTCGGTAAAAAACCAATCATTCTGGAAAGAGGAAAGAATGTAAAAGACAGAGTATCTGATCTACGTGGCATCAATGTACACCACATTGTGAACGAAGATTCTAATTATTGTTTTGGAGAAGGAGGTGCTGGGACCTATTCTGATGGAAAACTTTATACCCGATCCAAAAAAAGAGGTAATATCCGAAAAGTTCTCGAGTATTTGGTTTCATTTGGTGCCACAAAACAAATACTAGTCGATGCTCATCCTCATATTGGAACAAATAAACTTCCAAAAATCATCCAGAGTATACGAGAATGTATTCTCTCAGCAGGCGGAGAAATTCATTTTCACACAAGAGTCACCGATCTTATCATGAATGGAAATTCGATCACTGGAGTTAAATCTGCAGATGGAAATAAATGGATGGCAAATAAAGTCATCATTGCAACTGGTCATTCTGGACGAGAAATATTTCAGTTATTACATGAGAAAGGTATCGAAATTCATACAAAACCACTTGCAATTGGTGTTCGAGTGGAACATCCCCAAAGTTTAATCGATTCCATTCAATACCATTGTCAAACAAAGAATCCCCTATTACCTGCATCTGAATATTCGTTGGTAAAACAAATCAATGGTCGTGGTGTTTATAGTTTTTGTATGTGCCCAGGTGGAGTGATTGCACCATGTGCCACAAAACCAGGAGAAGTTGTCACCAATGGCTGGTCTAGCGCAGAACGTTCTAGACCAACAGCAAATTCAGGAATTGTCGTAGAACTTCGTTTAGATGATTTTAAATCATTTGAATCCTTTGGAGTTTTTTCTGCCTTACAATACCAATCTTCAATAGAACAAAAAGCATTTTTAATCAATGGTGGAACACAAAAAGCACCTGCCCAACGTATGGTCGACTTTACAAAGAACATAGTTTCAACAGATCTACCTAAAACTTCTTATACTCCCGGGCTTGTTTCCGTTTCTTTGTCGGAAGTTCTACCCCCGCTCATTGTAGATGCTCTCCAAAAAGGTTTCAAAGAATTTGATTCTTCAATGAAAGGATACTTTACAAATGAAGCGATCCTTCACGCTCCTGAAACACGGACATCTTCTCCGATTCAGATTCCAAGAAATCCAGAGACTTTAGAACACATTACGACTCACGGATTGTATCCTTGTGGCGAAGGTGCTGGGTATGCAGGTGGCATCGTGTCAGCAGCCATTGATGGAATGAAATGTGCAGAAGCTGCACTCACTGGCCAATTCACCAAATAA
- a CDS encoding ankyrin repeat domain-containing protein yields MNLDKCVRKTNWQNMQKFLFFIFAAIVVLLLQNSCIAFELKCADCKLSVAFIDQKSSELLRVVIKGDKERIEKLIADGANPNYLEDEKQPILMWAICANSLEGYEALLKAGADPNLGGNFQKDSKRNGIPENGWSSMVYASALSNPAFLKLAIKYGGDLNAQKGNSGIGFPLLVATKFGQFENIKILIEAGADINIHNEKYTYYSAPILAITSYPRYDIAIWLLEHGYNFKLEELAAIVEIIAVNKQYQPDKERLIKILESKGIKFPIPNGRIAREVKKRNIPEGDVMDIVYGKKDTWQYPEKNDIQE; encoded by the coding sequence ATGAACTTAGATAAGTGCGTAAGAAAAACAAACTGGCAAAATATGCAAAAGTTTTTATTTTTTATATTTGCAGCTATTGTTGTTCTCTTGCTGCAAAACTCATGTATAGCATTTGAGTTGAAATGTGCAGATTGTAAACTTAGCGTTGCTTTTATAGACCAAAAATCTTCTGAACTTTTGCGCGTTGTAATCAAAGGCGATAAAGAAAGAATAGAAAAGTTAATCGCTGATGGAGCGAATCCGAATTATTTAGAGGATGAGAAACAACCTATTCTTATGTGGGCCATTTGCGCCAACAGTTTAGAAGGATATGAGGCTCTCCTCAAAGCTGGTGCAGATCCAAATCTGGGAGGGAATTTTCAAAAAGATAGTAAAAGAAATGGGATACCAGAAAATGGATGGTCTAGTATGGTTTACGCTTCCGCACTTTCAAATCCCGCCTTTTTAAAATTGGCAATAAAGTATGGTGGAGACTTGAATGCTCAAAAAGGCAATTCTGGAATAGGGTTTCCCTTGTTAGTTGCGACGAAATTTGGACAATTTGAAAATATTAAAATACTAATTGAGGCAGGTGCTGATATAAATATCCATAATGAGAAATATACTTATTACTCAGCTCCAATTTTAGCTATCACAAGCTATCCTCGATATGATATTGCAATATGGTTACTCGAACACGGTTATAATTTTAAATTAGAGGAATTGGCAGCCATTGTTGAAATCATAGCAGTAAATAAACAATACCAACCAGACAAGGAGCGATTAATTAAAATTTTAGAATCTAAGGGGATCAAATTTCCAATTCCTAACGGTCGTATTGCAAGAGAAGTAAAAAAGCGTAATATTCCTGAAGGTGATGTTATGGATATCGTATATGGGAAGAAGGATACTTGGCAATATCCAGAAAAAAATGATATTCAGGAATGA
- the chrA gene encoding chromate efflux transporter, translating into MKHLQIFFTALKLGCTSFGGPIAHLSYFHDEYVTKKKWISAHAYADLVALCQFLPGPASSQVGMAIGLSRGGLLGAILSWIGFTLPSFLILVLFGLGLGTIDVANHKHWLHGLKVVAVAVVAQAILGMGKKLCPDKERLTIAIITSVILLFSSSAVLQISLLTFSGLFGVYFLRSNEILPHESMHTGKKFFGFLYLALFFILLFLLPLLRNISNTTEIQYLDSFYRAGALVFGGGHVVLPLLQAEVVPTGWVSNDLFMAGYGLSNAIPGPLFAFSSYLGAVSSASPNGWFGAIICLVAAFLPSFLLIVGALPFWEQLRKNQWIRKVMLGINASVVGILLAAFYNPVWTSAVYSPKDFALVIVGFLLLEFWKLPSWLVVIATVAVSFIVYQ; encoded by the coding sequence ATGAAACATTTACAAATTTTTTTCACTGCTCTCAAACTCGGATGTACTTCGTTTGGTGGTCCTATCGCTCATCTGAGTTATTTCCATGATGAATATGTTACCAAAAAAAAATGGATCAGTGCTCATGCCTATGCAGACTTAGTTGCGCTTTGTCAATTTTTACCAGGACCTGCCAGTAGCCAGGTTGGTATGGCAATCGGACTTTCTCGTGGTGGATTATTGGGAGCCATCCTTTCTTGGATTGGATTTACTTTACCTTCTTTTTTGATTCTCGTATTGTTTGGTTTAGGTTTAGGGACAATTGATGTTGCAAACCATAAACATTGGTTACATGGATTAAAGGTAGTAGCTGTTGCTGTCGTTGCCCAAGCAATCCTTGGTATGGGAAAAAAACTTTGTCCTGACAAAGAAAGGTTAACAATCGCTATCATAACAAGTGTTATTCTTCTATTCTCTAGTTCAGCAGTTTTACAAATATCACTTCTTACTTTCTCCGGATTATTTGGAGTTTATTTTCTAAGATCAAATGAAATATTACCTCATGAATCAATGCACACTGGCAAAAAATTTTTTGGCTTCCTGTATTTAGCATTATTTTTTATTCTTTTATTCCTTTTACCTCTTTTACGAAACATTTCGAATACAACAGAAATTCAGTACCTAGATAGCTTTTATCGTGCTGGTGCCCTTGTGTTTGGGGGTGGGCATGTCGTACTACCTTTATTACAAGCGGAAGTTGTACCAACTGGATGGGTGAGTAATGATTTATTTATGGCAGGATATGGTCTGTCAAATGCGATCCCTGGACCTTTATTTGCGTTTAGTAGTTATTTAGGGGCCGTGTCATCAGCATCACCAAACGGATGGTTTGGGGCTATCATTTGTTTGGTGGCAGCTTTCCTTCCTTCATTTTTACTCATAGTTGGAGCTTTACCTTTTTGGGAACAATTGAGAAAAAATCAATGGATCAGAAAGGTTATGTTAGGCATCAATGCATCCGTTGTGGGAATTTTACTGGCAGCATTTTATAATCCAGTTTGGACAAGCGCCGTGTATTCTCCTAAAGACTTTGCCCTTGTGATCGTGGGATTTTTACTTTTGGAGTTTTGGAAACTACCTTCTTGGTTAGTGGTCATCGCTACAGTTGCAGTCAGTTTTATCGTTTACCAATAG
- a CDS encoding FMN-binding negative transcriptional regulator, with the protein MYIPEHFRMESSSILHFVKDNPFGILVSNVDGKMEATHLPLLVSSDQKFLIGHFAKPNPQKNSLNQEVLCIFPGPHSYISPSWYETNRSVPTWNFTAVHIKGILTYMEDPQEIQNSLKTLVQTFESHDSSYKLSEVDKDYLIGLEKGIVPFRIQITELDGKEKLSQNHTRERRLRVIENLERMPGENEKAIAKLMKQSLDQNS; encoded by the coding sequence ATGTACATTCCCGAACATTTCCGAATGGAGTCTTCGTCTATACTTCATTTTGTAAAAGATAATCCATTTGGAATTCTTGTTTCAAATGTCGATGGGAAAATGGAAGCTACCCACTTACCTCTATTAGTTTCTTCAGATCAAAAGTTCTTGATTGGACATTTTGCAAAACCAAACCCACAAAAAAATTCTTTAAACCAAGAGGTCCTTTGTATCTTTCCTGGCCCTCATTCTTATATCTCACCTTCTTGGTATGAAACCAATCGTTCTGTTCCAACATGGAATTTTACGGCAGTTCATATCAAAGGGATTTTAACTTATATGGAAGATCCACAGGAAATCCAAAATAGTTTAAAAACTCTCGTACAAACATTTGAGTCCCACGACTCGAGTTACAAGCTAAGTGAAGTTGATAAGGATTATTTGATAGGTTTAGAAAAAGGAATTGTTCCCTTTCGGATTCAAATCACAGAATTAGATGGGAAAGAAAAGTTAAGCCAAAACCATACAAGGGAAAGAAGATTACGAGTCATAGAGAATCTAGAGAGAATGCCAGGTGAAAATGAAAAAGCGATTGCCAAATTAATGAAACAATCCTTAGATCAAAATTCATAA
- a CDS encoding GNAT family N-acetyltransferase, producing MKIRQANYSDISKLAELFDLYRQFYGQKSNLAGASRYLQDRMEHGQSVLFLAEDPNTGNFLGFTQLYPVFSSISMQRSYILNDLYVKSENRKQGIAKLLIHEAKSFTKFFQGKGLELSTSMHNKEARSLYEREGFVQETEFLSYFWKSN from the coding sequence ATGAAAATCAGACAAGCTAACTATTCAGACATTTCAAAACTCGCAGAACTTTTCGATTTATATCGTCAGTTTTATGGCCAAAAAAGTAACTTAGCAGGTGCTTCACGGTATTTACAAGACCGAATGGAACATGGCCAATCAGTTCTATTCCTAGCGGAAGACCCGAATACTGGAAATTTTTTAGGATTCACTCAATTGTATCCAGTTTTTTCCTCTATCTCTATGCAACGTTCTTACATACTAAATGATTTATATGTTAAATCGGAAAATAGAAAACAAGGGATCGCCAAACTATTGATCCATGAGGCAAAATCTTTTACAAAATTTTTCCAAGGAAAAGGTTTAGAATTATCTACCTCTATGCACAATAAAGAAGCTAGATCCTTATATGAAAGAGAAGGATTTGTTCAGGAAACAGAATTTTTATCTTATTTCTGGAAATCAAATTAA